The nucleotide window GCGTGATGTCACTGGCACTGTGGAGTCCATCCCGCTCATCACGGCAAGCATTCTTTCCAAGAAACTTGCCGCCGGCATCGACGCCCTGGTTTTGGATGTCAAAGCCGGCCAGGGGGCGTTCATGAAAAATGAAAAAGACGCCAAAGCCCTGGCCCGCTCCCTTGTGCGGGTCGGCAAGCTCGCGAAAAAGCAGGTAACGGCTTTTCTGACCAACATGGAAAGCCCACTGGGACTAAGCATTGGCAACGCTCTTGAAACAAAAGAGGCGCTGCAGCTTCTGCATGGGCAAGGCCCTGATGACCTCCGTGAGTGCACCCTCGTTCTTGGAGCTGAGATGCTGCGCCTGGGCAAAGTCGTGCGAACCGAGGCTCAAGGCCGGAAACGACTCTTGGAGGCTATCAACGATCGCAGTGCGCTCGAGCACATGAAAAAGATTATCAAAGCCCAAGGCGGAGACCCACGCGTGGCCGACGAGCCCGATCGCTTGCCTTCAGCCACTCGAAAAATCATGCTTAAAGCTCCAAAAACAGGCTATCTACGCAGTATCGATGCTCTGGAAATCGGCCGTTGCGCAACAGCCTTGGGTGCTGGACGTCTTACTGTAAACGATTCCATCGACCCTGCCGTCGGCATGCTCCTTCAAGCAAAACCGGGAGATCAGCTTCGCAAGGGAGCGCCACTTGTCGAATTGCACATCAAGCGGGATGGGCTCGATAGCGCGATACAAGACCGGATTCTGGCAAGTTTCGAGTTTTCAGCCACTCGGCCCAAACTCAAGCCGCTTATTTTAGAAGTACTCCGATAGCGATATTTTCGGCACTCCACTCCGGTGAAAATCTTTTTTCATCAAAGAAATCATACGATTAGACCTTCTATCTTGCAGAAATACCTAAAAAAGCTACAACGCATGCACGGAAGCCTCCCGAGGGGGGCCTCCAAACATGGATCCATCTTAAAGGAGAAACCCCTATGAAGAAGTTATTTGTTATGATGATTGCTTTGATGTTCAGCAGCGCAGTGGCCGTCGGCTGCAGCAGCGAAGAAGACGCTGAGTCCACCGAGGTGAGCAGCGGTTCTGAGTACACCGAAGAGCAGTGGGGCAATGC belongs to Myxococcales bacterium and includes:
- a CDS encoding thymidine phosphorylase, with product MKAKSSFFSVPELIAQKRDGLALSNEQIKTIIEAYTDGRVPDYQMSALAMAIYFQGMNDEETVALTMAMRDSGRIVDLSSVKARCVDKHSTGGVGDKVSICLAPLVASCGVAVPMVSGRGLGHTGGTLDKLESIPGFNISLPISRVLKQLQTLNCALIGQTKDIAPADKKLYALRDVTGTVESIPLITASILSKKLAAGIDALVLDVKAGQGAFMKNEKDAKALARSLVRVGKLAKKQVTAFLTNMESPLGLSIGNALETKEALQLLHGQGPDDLRECTLVLGAEMLRLGKVVRTEAQGRKRLLEAINDRSALEHMKKIIKAQGGDPRVADEPDRLPSATRKIMLKAPKTGYLRSIDALEIGRCATALGAGRLTVNDSIDPAVGMLLQAKPGDQLRKGAPLVELHIKRDGLDSAIQDRILASFEFSATRPKLKPLILEVLR